The window TCTGTCCTCCTTATTCTTGGTCGTCCAGTAGAGTTTCTGCTTTATGTCGAAATAGTCTTGTACCGTTTTGAATGCACGCATACAATAGAGGTATTTCGGATCATAAGAATGTTTACGATAGTTGTCCTGCAACTGTGTCATACGATCCTTTATCTCACTGATACGCTGTGTCTGCTGTATCTCGAAATTAAGCGAATCAATATCCTTCTTCAGCGTAACCAGTTTCTCTGTCATTTGCTTCTGATCCTCAAGGATAGCCTCAGCATCATTGATTTCTGTCACAGCATTTCCAG of the Prevotella melaninogenica genome contains:
- the tssO gene encoding type VI secretion system TssO, encoding MTRDEKIWSSIKFTLLLCFSVALLYILLCKYVTPIPESITGNAVTEINDAEAILEDQKQMTEKLVTLKKDIDSLNFEIQQTQRISEIKDRMTQLQDNYRKHSYDPKYLYCMRAFKTVQDYFDIKQKLYWTTKNKEDRKKILEEMKTKIR